The Antennarius striatus isolate MH-2024 chromosome 23, ASM4005453v1, whole genome shotgun sequence genome has a segment encoding these proteins:
- the rps4x gene encoding small ribosomal subunit protein eS4, whose translation MARGPKKHLKRVAAPKHWMLDKLTGVFAPRPSTGPHKLRECLPLIIFLRNRLKYALTGDEVKKICMQRFIKIDGKVRTDITYPAGFMDVISIEKTGEHFRLIYDVKGRFTVHRITAEEAKYKLCKVKKILVGTKGIPHLVTHDARTIRYPDPLIKVNDTVRIDLETGKITDFIKFDTGNLCMVTGGANLGRIGVITNRERHPGSFDVVHVKDSTGNSFATRLSNIFVLGKGNKPWVSLPRGKGIRLTIAEERDKRLAAKQGSS comes from the exons ATG GCAAGAGGACCGAAGAAGCACCTCAAGCGCGTCGCAGCGCCAAAGCACTGGATGCTTGACAAGCTCACTGGAGTGTTC GCTCCTCGACCTTCAACCGGTCCCCACAAGCTGAGGGAGTGCCTGCCCCTCATCATCTTCCTGAGGAACCGCCTCAAGTATGCCCTGACTGGAGATGAGGTGAAGAAGATTTGCATGCAGAGGTTTATCAAGATCGATGGCAAGGTCCGCACCGACATCACCTACCCCGCTGGATTCATGG ATGTGATCAGCATCGAGAAGACCGGCGAGCACTTCCGGCTAATCTATGATGTAAAGGGACGCTTCACCGTCCACCGCATCACTGCTGAGGAGGCCAAG TACAAGCTGTGCAAGGTGAAGAAGATTCTGGTTGGCACCAAAGGAATCCCCCACCTGGTGACCCACGATGCCCGCACCATCCGCTACCCAGACCCCCTCATCAAGGTCAATGACACAGTCCGCATCGACCTGGAAACTGGCAAGATTACAGACTTCATCAAGTTTGATACTG GTAACCTGTGCATGGTGACTGGCGGTGCTAACTTGGGGCGTATCGGCGTGATCACAAACAGGGAGCGTCACCCCGGCTCTTTCGACGTGGTGCACGTCAAAGACAGCACAGGCAACAGCTTCGCCACCAGGCTCTCTAACATCTTCGTCCTTGGCAAG gGCAACAAGCCTTGGGTGTCCCTGCCCAGAGGAAAGGGAATCCGTCTGACCATTGCCGAGGAGAGAGACAAGAGGCTGGCCGCCAAGCAGGGTAGCAGCTAA
- the cited1 gene encoding cbp/p300-interacting transactivator 1 — MTPLLFSGNAHAAMKDLSSSSPLSSLLHYPSSKTSVVPFSQSAGAAPSPGSSLSATPLSKPQPFCLQTGPHLIASMQLQKLNSHYQNLAGASAVHPAPGGAQRGFGASPLGTGNQLLGPSAGLGGNGMGVGISVGNQSSSAGGIIDFDPVDEEVLMSLVVELGLDRANELPELWLGQNEFDFMSDVPAGC; from the coding sequence ATGACCCCACTGCTGTTCTCTGGCAACGCCCACGCTGCGATGAAggacctctcctcctcctctcctctcagctcCCTGCTCCACTACCCATCCTCCAAAACCTCTGTCGTGCCGTTCTCCCAATCTGCTGGCGCCGCCCCCTCGCCCGGATCGTCACTGTCTGCGACTCCTCTCTCCAAACCCCAACCCTTCTGCCTCCAGACGGGGCCGCATCTCATCGCCAGCATGCAGCTGCAGAAGCTCAACTCCCACTACCAGAACCTGGCAGGTGCGTCTGCTGTTCACCCAGCACCAGGCGGCGCTCAAAGGGGATTTGGCGCCTCgcctctgggtacaggaaaccAGCTTCTCGGACCGTCCGCGGGGCTAGGAGGAAATGGGATGGGGGTCGGCATCAGCGTGGGAAACCAAAGCTCCAGCGCTGGTGGAATTATCGACTTTGACCCAGTGGACGAGGAGGTTCTCATGTCGCTGGTGGTGGAGTTAGGTTTGGACCGAGCGAACGAGCTGCCAGAGCTCTGGCTGGGTCAGAACGAGTTTGACTTCATGTCAGACGTTCCAGCCGGATGCTGA